CTTCTTGGTGAACTCGTCACGGCCCAGGTCATAGCGGCTCACGCCCTGGGTCTGCAACTGGCGCTCCACCACGATCTGGGTGGCGATGCCTGCGTGGTCGGTTCCGGGAATCCAGGCCGTGTTGTAGCCCTTCATGCGGTGGTAGCGCGTCAGCGAGTCCATGATGGTCTGGTTGAACGCGTGTCCCATGTGCAGCGTACCTGTCACATTGGGTGGGGGCAGCTGGATGGAGAAGTTGTTGCCTGCCGCCGTGGCTTCGGTACCGGGCTTGCCTGTGCCGCGATAGCCGGCATTGCCGTAGCCGCGCTTTTCCCACTCAGGGCCCCAATGGGCTTCGATGGAGGCAGGTTCAAAAGACTTGGAGAGGCTGTCGAGGCCGGGCTGTTGAATGGTGTCGCTCATGGCTGCGTTACAAGAACTCTGGAAATGAAAACGGCATCCTGAAAAGGGATGCCGTCTGCATGAAAGATAAGGACGGATTGCCAATGATTTTAGCGATCCGATCCAGTGATGGGCGCGGTAGGTCTTATTTCGCCCTTCTGGGCTTATTTATCAAGCGCTTGTAGCTATTAAATGAGCGAGACACCGCTTGAATAGGTATGTACCACGCCAGAGACGTCGAGCAAGGCCCGGGCGGCCCCAACCGCCCCGCCGCGAGGGCGTCGTCCCCCTGGGGGGGAAGGCGCAAAGCGCCTCAGGGGGCAGGGACGAATTCCGGCCGGTCGTTGCTTTGCGGCTTGAGCGGAGCGCTGGACTTGCCCTCGGCACGTTCCTTGCGCCACTGCTCCTTGCGGGCCGTCCATTCGTCCAGGCGTGCATGGGCGGTCTTGCTTTCCTTGAGCATCTGCAGCTCGTCGGCCAGTTGGGCCGTCAGCTCCAGGCGGATGCCGTTGGGGTCGAAGAAGTAAATGCTCTTGAAGATGTGGTGATCTGTCACGCCCAGTACTTCCACGCCGCAGGCCTGCAGGCGGGCCTTGGTGTTTTCCAGCTCCTGCACGGAGTCCACACGGAAGGAGATGTGGTTGATCCAGATCGGGGTGTTGGGTGAGGGCAGGGCCGCTTCGTCGTCGCCAATGTCGAAGAAGGCGATGAAGGAGCCGTCCTTGAGGCGGAAGAAGAAATGGGTGTAAGGGCAGTATTCGCCCGTGGAGGGGACGTAGTCGCTCTGGATGATGTGATAGAGCGGCAGGCCCAGAATGTCCTCGTAGAAGTGACGAGTCTC
This window of the Comamonas testosteroni genome carries:
- a CDS encoding VOC family protein produces the protein MSQAAPTPVYSQPRRADMSQLPAPAAVQQLHHYAYKAKDAEETRHFYEDILGLPLYHIIQSDYVPSTGEYCPYTHFFFRLKDGSFIAFFDIGDDEAALPSPNTPIWINHISFRVDSVQELENTKARLQACGVEVLGVTDHHIFKSIYFFDPNGIRLELTAQLADELQMLKESKTAHARLDEWTARKEQWRKERAEGKSSAPLKPQSNDRPEFVPAP